Genomic window (Candidatus Binatia bacterium):
TCCAGCACCTTGAGGAACAGGTAGGCGTACATCACGACGGCGCAGATCTTCGACAGTGAGAGGACGATGCCGTCGTGCTCCGCGGCGTGCCGCTCGCTCATCCGCCAGAGGAACATCCGGCGGCTCAGCGTGCCTTCGAAGATCACGACCGAGAGGCCCGCGAAGACGCTGGAGACCAGGAAGTAGACTGGAATGAACTCCGAGTACCAGAGCGGGTGGATCTTCCCCTTGGCCATCAGGTACAGCGCCCCGAGCCCCGACTGGTGCAGCATGGACAGGGTGATGCCGAACACGACGGCGCCCAGCGTGATCGCCGACAGCGCCCGGCGCAGCCGCTTCATCCCCAGCCACTCGGCGATCGCCGGCGAGAACTCGAGGAAGGCGGCGCCCATGTACAGCATGAAGTGCCATGCGATCAGGAAGAGCACCGAGCTCACGCCGTACGAATTCCCGATGACGACGTTGAGCATCTTCCACGGGCGACCCAGGTCCAGCATCAGGGCGCCCGCGTAGAAGACGTACGCCAGGAACCCGTTCAGGACCGTGATCCGGACGATCGAGTGGTACTTCTTCTGCCCCAGAACGTAGACCAGGAGGGTGACGAAGTAGGCGCCTCCCGCGAAGGCGACGCCCGTGACCACGTTGAAACCCTTCCAGAGACCCCACGGCACGTCCTGCGTCAGGTTCGTCACGGCCGAGAGGCCATGGGTGAACCGGATGAAGAGGATCACCGCCGCGGCGACGAAGATCGGAATCGAGACCAGGTTGAACACGGTGAGCAGCGGCCCCTTCGGCTTGAGCTCCGAAAGCAGGAACCGCCAGAGGCTCGTTTCGCCGCGCGGGAGGCTCTGTGGTTCTGAACGCGCGCCGTTCATGACGCTTCCTCCTCTCGAGAGCCTGGGGCACCGTCGGCGCGCCCGGCTCCGGGGGCCGCCGTGGAGCTCGCATGGCCGTTTCCGTCCTCGGACTCCTCGCCGCCCTTCTTCATGGCGCGCGCCACCCCCACGAGGAGGGTCGGGGCCAGGGTCAGCACCAGCGGCACGCTGTACAGGAACGGCGCGGTGAGCATCGGATAGGAGCTTTCGCCCACGTCGGCCGGGAATCCGATCTCCTCGAACGGGACCGAGGAGAGGTACAGATACGAGGTGCCGCCAGCCTCGCGCTCGCCGTAGATGTGGTCCACGTACTGCGCCGACGTGTCGGCGATCCGCTTGTGCGCCTCGCGCAGCATGTCGCTTCGCTTCCCGAACGTGAGCGCCCCTTCCGGGCAGTTCTCGACGCACGCCGGCTGCTGTCCCTTCTTGACGCGGTCCGCGCACATCACGCACTTCCGGATGCGCGGATTGGTGCTCGAGTACTCGAACTTCGGCGCGTCGAACGGGCAGGAGATCATGCAGAAGCGGCATCCCATGCACTTGCCTTCGTGCCAGACCACCGGCCCCTGGGGCGTCTTGTCCATCGCGGCCGTGAGGCAGGCCGAATGGCACGCCGGCGAGACGCAGTGCATGCACTGGTGCTTCGCGAAGACTTCGCCCTTGGACGTCTTGTAGCGACCGATGGCCGTCCACTGCGTCGTGGTCGTCCGGGTCACGGCTTCGGCGTTCTCGGGCTCCGGGAGACCGTTCGCCTCCGCGCACGCCGAGGTGCAGGTGTTGCACCCCACGCAGCGAGTCGTGTCCACCAGGACGGCGAACGGCTCTCCCGCGCCGCCCGAAGGCGCCGCGGCCTCCGACGTCCTCGGACACACGACCGTGGCCCCGGCCAGGCCGAGCGTCTTGAGAAAACCCCTGCGGTTCATACGGCCCCCCATCCTCGATGCGCGCGCCACGTTCCCGTGCGAACTCAGTGAAGAATCACGCCCTGCTGCGGCGGGAAGACCTCCTGCCGGATGTCGAGCCAGTCGGCGTCGCTCAAGGCGTCGCCGAAGTTCTCGGCCCACACGCCGCCGTCGTTGGCGACGCGCCCGACCGGCGCGAGCACGGCGTTCATGCGGAGCGCCGCCGCTTCTTCCCACGCGTCCGTCAGCGAATCGCGAATCAGGTTCTGGACGTTCTCCGCGAGGCGTGCGGGACGGATCTTGAGAATCCAGTCGGTCGCCTTCGGCACGGTCCCGCCGCGCCGGTCGGCGGCCTCGCGATTCACCTCGACGACGGTGCCGTCCAGCGGCATCACCTGCGTGAGCCGCCGGTTCCGGTTCGAGACCAGCGTCCAGGCCGGCTCGCCCTGCCGGAACTCCATTCCGGCCTCCGGGGCCTCGATCCGCGCCAGCGCGCCGACGAAATTCGACGCGAACGCGGTGGGTCCAACGGTGGCCAGGCCATCCGGCGTCAGCCGCACGCGAACATGGCCCGGGTGGAGATACGTCGACGACGGCCCTGAAGCGGGCACCGTCGCGAGCACGGGAGGAGCTCGAAGCGCCTCACCGTCCAGAACTCCCTCCGCCGCGGTCTCGCGCATCCGCGAAACCACCCATGCCGCCGCGACGAAGGTGATGAACGTCAACAGCACAAGGATCGCGACCATGATGTCTGCCCCCTTCCAGCGCGCGATGTGCTCGCTCGCAACCCGTTCTCAAGGCATACGCCGAGCCACCCGCCGACATGCGGCCCGCCGCACGCGCGAGTTCGATGGGGCGCCGTGCGTTGCACGTGCGCGCCGGAACGCAGCGGTTGAAAGTGTCAACGGTGCGGGGACGTCGGACCGTTGACCTTCTCAACGGCGAAAGCGGTCGAGATCGCGTGAAGGAGTGTTTACGTCTCGTGATGCCGGGCGGTTGGAGGGATCGTCGAGGAATTCAACGGAGGTGTTGTGGGATTCAACAGAAGGGGCGCGGTCCGAAGCGGGCCACGCCCCCGTCGCAACGATTTCAGCGGACTATTTCGCGGACGCTTCCTTGACCGGGGTCTTGAGCGAAGCGAGCCAGGTCGAAAGCGTCTGCAGCTCCTCGGGAGTGCCGCGGAACTTGACGCTCGGATGAAGCTTCTCTTCGAGTTTCACTTCCTTCATGACGTACTTGCCGATCCAGGCCGCGTCCTTGGTGGCGCCGATGCCCGAGAGATCCGGCTTCTTCTTTGCCGTCGCGGCCGGGGCGGCGGCGTTCGCGGCGGTGGCGGCACTCTTCCGCTCGATCTTCTCCGCCTCGATCGAATGACAGGTGTTGCACTTGCCGCTCGTGAACAGCGTCTTGCCATCCGCCGCCTTGCCGGCCGGCGCCTTCGTCACGGCGGCGCTCGCCACACACGCGGCCAGCAGAGCAGCCGCAGCCATGGCCGACACCACGCTCCACCGCAGTTTCATCGTCTTCCTCCTTGTGGGAAGCCCGGGGGATCTTGGGATTCTGAACATCCTGCGACTCCAACATGGACGGTAGCGCGGCCGATTGGAGGCAGCCATGCTCCCTAAGTCCCCTTGCCGCGAGCGAAAGTCGATTCATGGTGGCGCTGCGGTGCGCTGCGGTGCGGTGCGGTGCGGTGCCGTGCGCTGCGGTGCGCTGCGGTGCGGTGGCGGTGCTT
Coding sequences:
- the nrfD gene encoding NrfD/PsrC family molybdoenzyme membrane anchor subunit; the protein is MNGARSEPQSLPRGETSLWRFLLSELKPKGPLLTVFNLVSIPIFVAAAVILFIRFTHGLSAVTNLTQDVPWGLWKGFNVVTGVAFAGGAYFVTLLVYVLGQKKYHSIVRITVLNGFLAYVFYAGALMLDLGRPWKMLNVVIGNSYGVSSVLFLIAWHFMLYMGAAFLEFSPAIAEWLGMKRLRRALSAITLGAVVFGITLSMLHQSGLGALYLMAKGKIHPLWYSEFIPVYFLVSSVFAGLSVVIFEGTLSRRMFLWRMSERHAAEHDGIVLSLSKICAVVMYAYLFLKVLDVVHGHKLALLGTPMGHWFLLEVVGFVLIPMALFTEGVRWKSVTACKAAAVLTMIGIVLNRLNVSIIGFQWMQPVRYVPTPYEVVVTLAVILAEIWVLRWVIVRMPVLSDSPAWVREPKPAAEVPEALPASV
- a CDS encoding 4Fe-4S dicluster domain-containing protein encodes the protein MNRRGFLKTLGLAGATVVCPRTSEAAAPSGGAGEPFAVLVDTTRCVGCNTCTSACAEANGLPEPENAEAVTRTTTTQWTAIGRYKTSKGEVFAKHQCMHCVSPACHSACLTAAMDKTPQGPVVWHEGKCMGCRFCMISCPFDAPKFEYSSTNPRIRKCVMCADRVKKGQQPACVENCPEGALTFGKRSDMLREAHKRIADTSAQYVDHIYGEREAGGTSYLYLSSVPFEEIGFPADVGESSYPMLTAPFLYSVPLVLTLAPTLLVGVARAMKKGGEESEDGNGHASSTAAPGAGRADGAPGSREEEAS
- a CDS encoding c-type cytochrome → MKLRWSVVSAMAAAALLAACVASAAVTKAPAGKAADGKTLFTSGKCNTCHSIEAEKIERKSAATAANAAAPAATAKKKPDLSGIGATKDAAWIGKYVMKEVKLEEKLHPSVKFRGTPEELQTLSTWLASLKTPVKEASAK